Proteins encoded in a region of the Cytobacillus pseudoceanisediminis genome:
- the phoU gene encoding phosphate signaling complex protein PhoU, giving the protein MAVRERFEYDLQELQKKLIEIGNFAVEALHRSVEALETQNIELALEIIDDDNQADILYEEINDLAILLIAKQQPVAIDLRRIIVAIKIATDIERIADFGVNIAKSTIRIGSEPLIKPIEHIKEMYEISTEMLRLSLEAFTEEDIAKAKKVADMDDQVDDLYGETIKELLQINLQKPEYLPQITQLSFVCRYLERAADHVTNISEHIFYLVKGRQYDLNN; this is encoded by the coding sequence ATGGCAGTACGTGAAAGGTTTGAATATGATCTGCAGGAGCTTCAAAAGAAACTGATTGAAATTGGCAATTTTGCAGTAGAGGCCCTGCATAGATCGGTTGAAGCGCTTGAAACACAAAATATAGAATTGGCTCTTGAAATCATTGATGACGATAATCAGGCTGATATTTTATATGAGGAAATAAATGATTTAGCCATTCTGCTAATTGCCAAACAGCAGCCTGTGGCCATTGACCTTCGCCGCATCATTGTCGCTATAAAAATCGCAACAGACATTGAACGGATTGCTGACTTTGGAGTGAATATAGCGAAGTCTACCATACGCATTGGGTCAGAACCTCTTATTAAGCCGATTGAACATATAAAAGAAATGTACGAAATCTCTACAGAAATGCTGCGTCTATCCCTGGAGGCTTTCACTGAAGAAGATATTGCAAAGGCAAAAAAAGTTGCCGATATGGATGATCAGGTAGATGACCTATATGGTGAAACAATTAAAGAGCTGCTGCAGATCAACCTGCAGAAACCGGAATATCTCCCTCAGATCACTCAGCTTTCTTTTGTTTGCCGATATTTAGAAAGAGCAGCTGATCATGTAACCAATATCTCAGAACATATTTTTTACCTGGTTAAAGGACGTCAATATGATTTGAATAATTAA
- a CDS encoding DUF4912 domain-containing protein, with product MIDEIIKLRRRGLSFRKIASELDTTVGKVQYQWTKLIQNKAKRDSEESAVNNMTAEENDVPKQTKDQLILTRLTFDKVKVLWKLSNHKEEMASLYLEEPVSSRRKSLRIYDVTGIYFDGANAVADHEVILSHQSEWIFKGLKPGKVYCVELGIKLTETHFFPLLRSEAIHTSEEMPYQTSGIGEAERQPAEWTVNVSTYTYYESMSEGEKVKNDGNGNC from the coding sequence ATGATCGATGAAATTATTAAGCTTCGCCGCAGAGGGCTTTCATTTCGCAAAATTGCCAGTGAGCTTGATACAACTGTAGGAAAAGTGCAATATCAGTGGACCAAACTTATCCAAAATAAAGCAAAACGCGACAGCGAGGAATCTGCCGTGAATAATATGACAGCTGAAGAAAATGACGTTCCTAAACAAACGAAAGATCAATTGATATTAACACGCTTAACATTTGATAAGGTAAAAGTATTATGGAAATTATCTAATCATAAAGAGGAAATGGCTTCACTTTACTTGGAAGAGCCTGTCTCTTCCAGGAGAAAATCTTTAAGAATATATGATGTTACCGGGATTTATTTTGATGGGGCCAATGCGGTCGCTGATCATGAAGTAATCCTGTCCCATCAATCAGAATGGATCTTCAAAGGGCTCAAACCTGGCAAGGTGTATTGTGTAGAGCTGGGCATAAAATTGACGGAAACTCATTTTTTCCCATTGCTTCGCTCAGAAGCAATTCATACTTCTGAGGAAATGCCTTATCAAACATCGGGAATAGGCGAAGCTGAGAGGCAGCCTGCTGAATGGACTGTGAATGTGAGTACATACACTTATTATGAATCAATGAGTGAAGGGGAGAAGGTAAAGAATGATGGAAACGGTAACTGCTGA
- the pstA gene encoding phosphate ABC transporter permease PstA: MKYVDSEQVHKKMGSRLLANNLAKTLFFMATLFGLVVLIVLIYRVLADGLGWINMDFLMNRLSTDPERAGIWGAITGTLWLMLVVAPVTMILGVGTAIYLEEYAAKGRISSFIKTNISNLAGVPSVVFGILGLTVFARALDLGSVVLAGGLTMALLVLPVVVVASQEAIRAVPQFLREASYGMGATKWQTIKNVVLPAALPGILTGVILALSRAIGETAPLVVIGIPALLIPVPDGIFDKFTILPVQIYYWTIDSALVAEYANLAAATIVILLIVLFAMNSIAILIRNKFQKRF; the protein is encoded by the coding sequence ATGAAATATGTGGATTCAGAACAAGTGCATAAAAAGATGGGCAGCCGCCTGCTAGCCAATAACCTTGCTAAAACACTCTTCTTTATGGCCACTTTATTTGGCCTTGTCGTATTAATTGTTTTGATCTATCGGGTTCTTGCTGATGGTTTAGGCTGGATCAACATGGATTTTCTGATGAATCGTTTATCGACGGATCCTGAAAGAGCCGGTATCTGGGGAGCAATAACAGGAACACTATGGCTGATGCTTGTTGTTGCACCTGTCACGATGATTTTAGGAGTAGGCACAGCAATTTATCTTGAAGAATATGCAGCCAAGGGACGCATTTCTTCATTTATTAAAACGAATATCTCCAACCTGGCGGGCGTTCCGTCAGTTGTTTTTGGAATCCTTGGTTTAACTGTTTTTGCAAGAGCATTGGATTTAGGTTCTGTAGTTCTCGCAGGAGGTCTTACGATGGCACTGCTGGTTCTTCCTGTTGTAGTAGTTGCCAGCCAGGAAGCTATTCGTGCAGTTCCTCAATTCTTAAGAGAAGCCTCTTATGGTATGGGAGCGACAAAGTGGCAGACTATTAAAAATGTGGTCCTTCCCGCAGCTCTGCCGGGAATTCTTACGGGTGTCATTCTTGCACTGTCCCGGGCAATCGGGGAAACTGCGCCATTGGTTGTTATCGGTATTCCGGCATTGTTAATTCCCGTTCCTGATGGAATTTTTGATAAATTTACGATTTTGCCGGTTCAGATTTACTATTGGACAATTGACTCTGCCCTTGTAGCGGAATATGCCAACCTGGCAGCTGCAACTATCGTTATATTATTGATTGTATTGTTTGCGATGAATTCAATCGCTATTTTGATCCGCAATAAATTCCAAAAAAGATTTTAG
- the pstB gene encoding phosphate ABC transporter ATP-binding protein PstB, whose product MPVVTEKANLNTKTANLSQKAKENKKVVYHTKDLNLWYGEGHALKNINLAINENEVTAIIGPSGCGKSTYIKTLNRMVELVPSVKISGEILYRERNILDKSFKVEDLRTSVGMVFQKPNPFPKSIYENVAYGPKIHGIRDKKILDEIVEKSLRGAAIWDEVKDRLNQNAYGLSGGQQQRLCIARCLAIEPDVILMDEPTSALDPISTLKVEELVQELKEEFSIIIVTHNMQQAARISDKTAFFLNGEVIEFAETDKIFSTPSDKRTEDYITGRFG is encoded by the coding sequence ATGCCTGTAGTTACAGAAAAAGCCAATCTGAATACTAAAACAGCTAATCTAAGCCAAAAAGCAAAAGAGAATAAAAAAGTTGTTTATCATACAAAAGATCTTAACCTTTGGTACGGGGAAGGCCATGCGTTAAAAAATATAAATCTGGCCATTAATGAAAATGAAGTAACGGCCATTATCGGTCCATCCGGATGTGGAAAGTCCACATATATCAAAACCCTGAACCGCATGGTCGAGCTTGTTCCTTCTGTGAAGATTTCCGGTGAAATTTTATACCGCGAGCGCAATATTCTTGATAAATCATTTAAAGTGGAGGATTTAAGAACAAGTGTAGGAATGGTTTTCCAAAAGCCTAATCCATTTCCAAAGTCCATTTATGAAAATGTGGCATATGGACCGAAAATACACGGAATCCGTGATAAAAAAATCCTGGATGAAATTGTTGAAAAAAGCTTAAGGGGAGCTGCAATCTGGGATGAAGTAAAAGATCGCCTGAACCAGAATGCGTACGGCTTATCAGGCGGGCAGCAGCAGCGTCTTTGCATTGCACGCTGTCTTGCAATTGAACCGGATGTCATTTTAATGGATGAGCCTACTTCTGCACTTGACCCCATTTCCACTTTAAAGGTAGAGGAGCTAGTGCAGGAGCTTAAGGAAGAATTCAGCATCATTATTGTTACGCATAATATGCAGCAGGCAGCCCGTATTTCTGATAAAACAGCCTTCTTTTTAAATGGTGAAGTAATCGAGTTTGCCGAAACTGATAAGATTTTCTCCACTCCTTCAGATAAGCGGACTGAAGATTATATCACAGGAAGATTCGGCTAA
- a CDS encoding glycosyltransferase family 4 protein: MMETVTAERNKNTCHKGMPKILLLSWEYPPHVVGGLSRHVHGLAGGLKQDYEVHVLTANPGDLSSSELKDGIYIHRVKPLNEKDPNFLHWILGLNLAMEQKANELTSFHHFELIHAHDWLVGACGLSLKERLQCPLITTIHATEYGRNNGIYTELQKFIHRKEEQLILGSDQVIVCSEYMKEEVLQQFAVESEKMSVIANGISKEPQLDDPDSLLEGLQVKKGGRLIFSIGRMVREKGFDTLIEAAPIIKEKYPETYMIIAGKGPMLEAHRKKRKN; this comes from the coding sequence ATGATGGAAACGGTAACTGCTGAGCGAAATAAAAATACCTGCCATAAAGGTATGCCTAAGATCCTTCTTCTTTCGTGGGAATATCCTCCACATGTTGTAGGCGGCTTATCAAGACATGTGCATGGACTTGCAGGAGGCTTGAAACAGGATTATGAGGTCCATGTTCTGACAGCTAATCCGGGCGATCTTTCCAGCTCTGAACTTAAAGATGGTATCTATATACACCGAGTCAAACCCCTTAATGAAAAAGATCCTAACTTTTTGCATTGGATATTAGGATTGAATTTGGCGATGGAGCAAAAAGCCAATGAACTGACATCTTTCCACCACTTCGAGCTCATCCACGCACATGACTGGCTTGTAGGTGCATGCGGCCTGTCACTAAAGGAAAGGTTACAGTGTCCTTTAATCACGACCATACATGCAACCGAATATGGAAGGAATAATGGGATTTACACAGAATTGCAGAAGTTTATCCATAGAAAAGAAGAGCAGCTGATACTAGGGTCAGATCAGGTTATTGTCTGCAGTGAATATATGAAGGAAGAAGTACTTCAGCAATTTGCTGTCGAAAGCGAGAAAATGTCTGTTATCGCAAATGGAATCAGCAAGGAACCCCAGCTTGATGACCCTGATTCTTTATTGGAGGGGCTGCAGGTGAAAAAAGGAGGCAGGCTGATATTTTCCATTGGGAGGATGGTCAGGGAAAAAGGGTTTGATACCTTGATCGAGGCAGCGCCTATTATTAAAGAAAAGTACCCGGAAACTTATATGATTATAGCCGGCAAAGGTCCTATGCTTGAAGCCCACAGAAAAAAGCGAAAGAACTGA
- the pstC gene encoding phosphate ABC transporter permease subunit PstC — MAKSAVQHDNKKLNVREIIQQKKKSRSVNNYTEKLIPKILFGIAAISVFTTIGIVLTLITETIAFFKDVPFIDFFTGTELKPLGENAVFGVLPLLTGTIISTLIAMLVAIPVGLMTAIFLSEYASEKTRKALKPLLEILAGIPTIVYGFFAFTFVTPLLRSFIPGLEPTNILSPGIVMGIMIIPMVASLSEDAMSSVPNAMREGALALGATKLEVTWKVVVPAAISGIIASFVLGISRAIGETMIVTIASGSSKNFTFDVTQSMQTMTAYIVEVTGGEAAAGTTLYYSLYAVAMTLFVFTLIMNLLAQYISRKFREEY; from the coding sequence TTGGCAAAAAGTGCTGTTCAACACGATAACAAAAAGCTGAATGTACGTGAAATCATTCAGCAAAAGAAAAAATCACGAAGTGTTAATAATTACACTGAAAAATTAATACCAAAGATCTTATTTGGCATAGCCGCAATCTCGGTTTTTACGACTATTGGAATTGTACTTACCTTAATTACGGAAACAATCGCCTTTTTTAAAGACGTTCCTTTTATAGATTTCTTTACAGGCACTGAATTAAAGCCTTTAGGAGAAAATGCTGTCTTTGGTGTTCTTCCCTTACTGACGGGAACAATCATTTCCACACTAATCGCCATGCTTGTTGCGATTCCAGTGGGACTGATGACAGCGATATTTTTAAGTGAATACGCATCTGAAAAAACAAGAAAGGCATTAAAGCCTCTTCTTGAAATCCTGGCAGGTATCCCTACTATTGTCTATGGATTTTTTGCTTTTACATTTGTAACACCTTTACTGAGATCCTTTATTCCAGGACTTGAACCTACGAATATTTTGAGTCCAGGGATTGTAATGGGAATTATGATTATTCCGATGGTAGCATCACTTTCAGAAGATGCGATGAGTTCTGTGCCAAATGCAATGAGGGAAGGTGCCCTTGCATTAGGTGCTACTAAGCTTGAAGTAACCTGGAAAGTAGTTGTTCCGGCAGCTATTTCAGGTATCATTGCTTCTTTTGTGCTCGGTATATCAAGAGCAATCGGGGAAACAATGATCGTAACGATTGCAAGCGGAAGTTCAAAGAACTTTACATTTGACGTAACACAGTCCATGCAGACCATGACTGCTTATATCGTGGAAGTTACAGGAGGGGAAGCGGCAGCTGGAACAACATTATATTATAGTCTTTATGCTGTTGCTATGACATTGTTTGTGTTTACGCTGATTATGAACCTGCTCGCTCAGTATATCTCTCGCAAGTTCAGGGAGGAATATTAA
- a CDS encoding endolytic transglycosylase MltG — protein sequence MNKRNTRAFAFGILTAVIAFSTPYFFIKPNQSENRKIDVSSAKEFLQANGYTVLTEEEYTLLQQTKSEDPANKNTEDKEEPAEKDTEPQEGSQEVYQLTIESGMTPGEIAAQLEEANVIDQAANFGIYLEEYGFSKKIQLGTFKLTADMSYKEIAKIITKS from the coding sequence ATGAATAAAAGAAATACCCGGGCATTTGCATTTGGCATCCTTACAGCTGTCATAGCCTTCAGTACACCCTATTTTTTCATAAAGCCGAATCAGTCTGAAAATAGAAAAATTGATGTAAGCAGTGCGAAAGAATTTCTTCAGGCAAACGGCTATACTGTTTTAACAGAGGAAGAATATACTCTATTGCAGCAGACTAAATCCGAGGATCCAGCAAATAAGAATACGGAAGATAAAGAAGAACCTGCTGAGAAAGATACCGAGCCGCAAGAAGGTTCACAGGAAGTCTATCAGCTTACAATTGAGAGCGGCATGACGCCTGGGGAAATCGCAGCACAGCTTGAAGAGGCGAATGTAATCGATCAGGCAGCAAATTTCGGCATTTACCTTGAAGAATACGGGTTCAGCAAAAAAATACAGCTGGGCACATTTAAACTGACCGCTGATATGAGCTATAAAGAAATCGCAAAAATCATAACAAAAAGCTAA
- a CDS encoding PstS family phosphate ABC transporter substrate-binding protein: MKRLKKMSLLLMLAAVMAFTAACGGGDTNEGASGNGEKSEELEGSVVIDGSGTVYPFMARMAENYMGEQENVSVEVSRSGTSAGFKKFLAEDGTDFNDASRQIKDEEKASAEDLGIDVQEMKVALDGITIVINKENDWATELTQQEVVDIFLASAGKKKWSDVRPEFPDEEIQTYGPNENHGTYEFMFENILEEQDLPENINLQQDYSTLVDLVSKDKNAIGFFGYGYYDSNKDKLTAVKVDFGSGPVEPSLDTIKEDGDYAPFTRPVFTYLNTNMAKEKPQVLDYAIYTMENAQDVAAETGFAPLSDEDIQASLDALNGLK; this comes from the coding sequence ATGAAACGTCTTAAAAAAATGAGCCTTTTACTAATGCTGGCGGCTGTAATGGCATTCACTGCAGCTTGCGGAGGCGGAGATACAAATGAAGGTGCAAGCGGAAATGGCGAAAAAAGTGAAGAGCTGGAAGGCAGTGTAGTAATAGATGGTTCTGGGACTGTTTATCCATTTATGGCACGCATGGCTGAAAACTATATGGGAGAACAGGAAAATGTCTCTGTAGAAGTTAGCCGCTCCGGAACTTCAGCTGGCTTCAAGAAATTCCTTGCAGAAGACGGAACAGATTTTAACGATGCTTCCCGCCAAATTAAAGATGAAGAGAAAGCTTCTGCTGAAGATCTTGGCATTGATGTACAGGAAATGAAGGTTGCTTTGGATGGCATCACGATTGTCATCAATAAGGAAAATGACTGGGCTACAGAACTTACACAGCAAGAAGTTGTTGATATCTTCCTTGCAAGTGCAGGAAAGAAAAAATGGTCAGATGTTCGCCCTGAATTCCCGGATGAAGAAATTCAGACATATGGCCCAAATGAAAACCACGGCACTTACGAATTTATGTTTGAGAATATTCTCGAAGAACAGGATCTTCCTGAAAATATCAACTTGCAGCAGGACTACTCAACTTTAGTGGATCTTGTCTCTAAAGATAAAAATGCCATCGGATTCTTTGGCTATGGTTACTATGACAGCAACAAAGATAAATTGACTGCAGTAAAAGTAGACTTTGGAAGCGGACCTGTTGAACCATCATTAGATACAATCAAAGAAGACGGAGATTATGCTCCATTTACACGCCCGGTATTCACATACTTGAATACAAATATGGCTAAAGAAAAACCGCAAGTGCTTGATTATGCTATTTATACAATGGAAAATGCACAGGATGTTGCAGCAGAAACTGGATTTGCTCCATTATCAGATGAAGATATCCAGGCTTCTCTAGATGCTTTGAACGGATTGAAGTAA
- a CDS encoding glycosyltransferase, protein MNDMQRVALFLKCEFAVFPSHYEPFGIVALEAMIAGKPAIVSNTGGLKGIVKHGFSGLFMTPGDPGSFAEQASALLEDPKAALTIGRQGQKVAESLFSWGRISEETKRVFQETLISQKLEDLV, encoded by the coding sequence ATTAATGATATGCAAAGAGTAGCCCTCTTTCTAAAGTGCGAGTTCGCTGTTTTTCCAAGTCATTATGAGCCATTTGGCATTGTTGCCCTTGAAGCAATGATTGCAGGAAAACCGGCGATAGTATCTAATACTGGCGGGCTAAAGGGAATAGTAAAACATGGATTTTCCGGCTTGTTTATGACCCCTGGAGATCCTGGCAGTTTCGCAGAGCAGGCGTCCGCTCTCCTTGAAGATCCAAAAGCAGCCCTTACAATTGGCAGACAAGGTCAAAAGGTCGCAGAAAGCCTATTCAGCTGGGGACGCATTTCGGAGGAAACAAAAAGAGTATTCCAAGAAACCCTAATCAGCCAGAAGCTTGAAGACCTTGTTTAA